In one window of Scyliorhinus canicula chromosome 17, sScyCan1.1, whole genome shotgun sequence DNA:
- the LOC119952178 gene encoding queuine tRNA-ribosyltransferase catalytic subunit 1-like: MPVGTQGTLKGIAIPQLEALGCQICLGNTYHLGMRPGPDLIKKANGLHGFMNWKTALLTDSGGFQMVCLVELAEVTEEGVRFRSPYDGKEILLSTETSIEIQNALGSDIMMQLDDVVSSTVTGPRVEEATFRSVRWLDRNMNPGQQSLFAIIQGGGGGGGLDAELRKKCLTEMIKCDVSGFAIGGLSGGEEKDNFWRMVKLSTEYLPPAKPRYLMGVGYATDLVVCVAVGCDMFDCVFPTRTARFGSALVPWGSLQLKHRQYAKDFGPIDEDCECPTCKRYTRAYLHGLFRSDTAALHHITIHNIAYQLNLMRFIHESIQQEKFPAFVQQFMKRMYGSVEALSTVNIKLE, translated from the coding sequence ATGCCGGTGGGAACCCAGGGAACCCTGAAGGGAATCGCCATCCCGCAGCTGGAGGCGCTGGGCTGCCAAATCTGCCTGGGCAACACCTACCACCTGGGCATGAGGCCGGGGCCGGACCTTATCAAAAAGGCCAATGGACTGCATGGTTTCATGAACTGGAAGACAGCGCTGCTAACGGATAGCGGTGGGTTCCAGATGGTGTGTTTAGTGGAGTTGGCAGAAGTGACGGAAGAAGGGGTGCGATTTCGCTCTCCTTACGATGGGAAGGAAATTCTTCTCTCGACCGAAACATCCATTGAAATACAGAATGCTCTCGGTTCAGACATAATGATGCAGCTGGATGATGTTGTCAGCAGTACAGTGACTgggccgagggtggaggaagccaCGTTCAGGTCTGTTCGCTGGTTGGATCGAAACATGAATCCCGGGCAGCAGAGTCTATTTGCCAttatccagggggggggggggggggggggtctggatgcTGAACTGCGGAAGAAATGTCTGACAGAGATGATTAAATGTGACGTCTCTGGTTTTGCCATCGGAGGATTGAGTGGCGGGGAGGAGAAGGATAATTTCTGGAGAATGGTGAAGCTGAGCACAGAGTACCTCCCACCCGCGAAACCACGTTACCTAATGGGAGTCGGGTATGCGACAGATCTGgtggtgtgtgtggctgtgggctGTGACATGTTTGACTGTGTATTTCCCACACGCACAGCGCGGTTTGGATCTGCACTCGTTCCCTGGGGATCTTTGCAGTTGAAGCACAGGCAATATGCCAAGGATTTCGGGCCCATCGATGAGGATTGTGAATGCCCGACTTGTAAGAGGTACACTCGAGCATATCTCCACGGTCTGTTCAGGAGTGACACTGCCGCCCTCCATCACATCACCATCCACAACATTGCCTACCAGCTGAACCTGATGCGCTTTATTCATGAGAGTATTCAGCAGGAGAAATTCCCAGCGTTCGTTCAGCAGTTCATGAAGCGGATGTATGGGAGTGTAGAAGCATTAAGCACTGTCAATATTAAACTGGAATAA